GGTAAGCCCGCCTGAGGTGACGTACTCATTCAATCCCCCCTATGAACGCGGCAGGCGCGCCGGCACCATCGCCCAGCAGTTGCTCAGGGTCGTCCCAGACGACGCAGAGGTGCTGGGCCGAGGCCTGCGTACGGCCGTCCGCAGGCGTTGCGGAATCGCTCTTCCACTGTCGGGCATGGAACGGAAGGCCTGCCAGACCGCCTTCGGCCAGGCCGTCCCGGACCATGCCATGGAACTGCTCGGAGGTCGCTTCCCGATGGAGTATGCAGACAGGGATGCCCAGATCGATGGCGACGCGAACTTCTCCGAGGCCGGCCGCCCTGCCGACGGCCGGCGGCTCGCTGAGCACCATGGCGACGACGTCCTTCTTCGCGCCGATCGTCTTGTCCAGGCGCCCGAGATACTCCTTCACGGGACGGCCCGCCTGGTCGCAGTAGTGGACGGCCTCCTCGTTCTCCGGTGCGTCCTTCCAGCGCGCCCAGCGCAGCCGCCAGATCTGGTAGGCGTCCCGCCGGTGCAGGCGTTCCAGGCTGTGCAGCACTATCTCCGGATACTTGCTGAACAGCGGGTTGGCGTAGCCGAGCGAGGGATCGCGGTCCCACCATTCCACCGGCTCGTTCAGCAACTCGGTGGGCAGGAAGAACTCCAGCACCACTTCCTGGGCGCGCGTGTGCCACAAGGACGCCATGCGGGTCAGCATGCGTGCCACCGTGGCCGGTACCTGCGCGCGGGGGACCGGCTGCCGGGCCTCGCCCTCCTTCGCGTGATGCAACTCCGGGGACTCCGCGTACTTCACCCGGGCGGACACCCAATAGCGGCGCCCCTTGCGTGCCGGCCGTCTGCCGGTGCCGGGCAACGGCGTGAGGTCCGGTACGAGTTTGATGTACAGCCTGATCACCGGGCGTTCCGGCCGGACGGGCGGGTCCGCCGGCAGAGCGGGCGGGGCTTCGGGCACCACGACGGCGCGTTCCGCCGGGGACACGACGGCGCGTTCCGCCGGGAACGGGCGTCCGTCGAGCAGGGACGCCCGTAACGCCGCGAGGCCGTCCTCGCCGTCGGCCAGCTTCCACCGTGCGGCGAAGTGGTCGTTCCAGCCCTGCAACTCGCCGACGTGCGAGGCGAGATCGGGGTGGAGCGCCAGGTGTTCCAGCAGCAGCATGCCGGGGGACAGGACCGTGCCCGGCAGGCTCGTGAGGCCGGACAGATGCAGAAACGCGTGCCAGGCCGTCGTGCAGTACGTCGGCAGCCGCACCCGGCCACCCGTGATCACCGCGACCGTGGCGTCGAGTTCCGGAAGGCTGACGTCCAGGGCGTCGCGCAACGCCGTCCAGTCCCTGCCGTCGTAGAGCCGCAGCGCGTAGAACTCCTCCACGAGCGGCATCAGACGGTGCTCCAGCGAGGGGGCCACGAGACAGGTCGCGTCCACCAGCACCGCCAGCCCGTCCGGCAGCTCCTCGCACACCCGCACCGCCGCGACGAACTCCTGCTGGGCGGTGGGAAACTCCTCCAGCGCCTGACCGCGGCTGCCCAGCTGCCGCGTCAGTTCGAGCCGCCACTGGTGCCGGCCGCGCGTGTCCGTCAGGGCCGACGACTCCGCCAGGACGCCCACGACCCCGCGCACGATCCGGTTGCTCTGTTCGTTCTGGACAGCGAGTCCCCATGGCATAGGCGTCTCTCCCCCGCACGCAGCCCCACCTGGCGCCTCCGCTCCAACACCCGATCAGGGTAGGGGGATTGGGCACACAGCCAAACACGTTCGACGAGATTCACGGGTAGGAACATGGTCCGGGACGCCACGCCGCGGTGGACGCCGGAATAGGGTGCTGCACGTCCAGGGGTGAGCAGGGGGGACCACGTGAGTCAACGAGTGCCGGCTCCGATCGTGCGACGCCAGAACGACGAGGACCTGCTGACCGTCCTGCGTGCCGGAGAGTCCGCGCACGCCCGCGCCCGAAGGCTCGCCTCCGCCCGTGTCGTCGTGTCCGTGATCCTGGCCGCCGGCGCAGTGCTCGCGGTCGTGGTTCCGGCCCTGCAGACGGTGCTCACGACAGCCGGCTTCCTATGGGCTCTCGTGTATGCCGTCGGGGCCGGTTCATGGACGGAGAGCGAGTTCCGTACGGCCGCACTGCTGCAGGAGACCTTCGACACCCGGCTGTACGACATCCCGTGGAACGAGATGCTGGCCGGGAACGCCCCGTCCGCCGACGAGATCAGCAGGCTGGCGCGGCGCTACAAGGGTCCCGAGGAGCGCCTGCGGGACTACTACGAGATCCGTGAACTGCCGCGCCCCCTGGACCTTCTGTCCTGCATCCTGCAGAACCTCGCGTGGGGCGCGCGGATACGCCGGCGCTATGCCGCCGTGGTCCAGGCGGGCGTGATCGGATGGATCGTCACCGGGGTGGCCGTGGGCGTCGCCACCCGGATGACCCTCGCCTCCCTGCTCACGACCTGGTTCATCCCCTCGCTTGGGCTGCTGCTGCTCGGTGTCGACATCGTGCGTGAGCAGGGCGAGACCGCGGCGGCGCGGGAACACGCGCGGCAGGTGATCCTGCGGGAGATGCGAGAGCACGCGCACGCGGGACTGCCCGCGCACCGCGTCCCGGACCTGCTGGTGCTCGCCCGGCAGGCTCAGGACGTGCTGCTGCGGACCCGCCTGGCACAGGCGCGGGTGCCCAACTGGTTCTTCCGGAGATTCCTGGACAGCGACCGCGCGGACTTCGCCGCCGCCATGGACGAGGTCGGCAGCTGGCTGCCGCGGGCCTGAGGCAGGAGTTCGGCGGCAGGAGTTCGGGGGCCGTTCCTTCCGTCTTATCGCTCGGGCCGAAGAAAGAGGATCTCTGCGTACCCCACGCGACCGGGCCCCGCCCGCTGTTCATGGCCGGGTGAGATCCGCGGACAGTACGTGTCCGCGATCCCGGTTAGCGTGCGGTCATGACGAAGAGCAGTGCGGCCGACGTCCCCGTCCTGGACGTCCGTGCCCTCAACCGTGCCACCCTGGAGCGGCAGCTGTTGCTGCGCCGCTCGGCGCTGTCCCCGCTGGACGCCGTGGCGCATCTGCTGGGGCTGCAGGCGCAGAACGCCACCCCGCCGTACCACGCCCTCGCCGCCCGCCTCGACGGTTTCGCGCCCGAGCGGCTGTCCGCGCTGATGGCCGGCCGCGAGGTCGCCCGGATCGTCACCCTGCGCTCGACCCTGCACACCCACACCGCCGAGGACTGCCTCACCCTGCGGCCCCTCGTCCAGCCGGCCCGAAACCGTGAGCTGGCCGGTTTCCGCAAGGGCCTGGCCGGCGTCGACCTGGACGAGCTGGCCGGCCTCGCCCGTGAGCTGGTCGAGGCCGAGCCGCACACCATGGCCCAGTTGCGGCAGGCACTCAGCGCCCGCTGGCCGGACGCCGAGCCGCGGGCTCTCGCCGTGGCCGCCCGCTGCACCCTGCCGCTGGTCCAGGTCACCCCCCGCGGGCTGTGGGGCCGTAGCGGCCAGGTCGCCCTCACCACCGCCGAGCACTGGCTCGGCCGGCCGCACGGCGAGGCCCCCGCCGTCGAGTGCGTGGTCCTGCGCTACCTCGCCGCCTTCGGCCCGGCGTCCGTCAAGGACATGCAGACCTGGGCCGGGCTCACCCGCCTCCGGGAGGCCTTCGAACGGCTCCGCCCGCGCCTGCTGACCTTCCGGGATCCGAGCGGCACCGAGCTGTTCGACCTCCCCGACGCCCCGCGGCCCGGCCCGGACACACCGGCACCGCCGCGCTTCCTGCCC
The genomic region above belongs to Streptomyces sp. CG1 and contains:
- a CDS encoding winged helix DNA-binding domain-containing protein, whose product is MTKSSAADVPVLDVRALNRATLERQLLLRRSALSPLDAVAHLLGLQAQNATPPYHALAARLDGFAPERLSALMAGREVARIVTLRSTLHTHTAEDCLTLRPLVQPARNRELAGFRKGLAGVDLDELAGLARELVEAEPHTMAQLRQALSARWPDAEPRALAVAARCTLPLVQVTPRGLWGRSGQVALTTAEHWLGRPHGEAPAVECVVLRYLAAFGPASVKDMQTWAGLTRLREAFERLRPRLLTFRDPSGTELFDLPDAPRPGPDTPAPPRFLPEFDNLLLSHADRGRVVPPAHQGRNWRGNQAFRTLLVDGFLAGLWKLDADALVIESFAPLTGAQRDEVTAEGERMLRVLYPEASYDIRFGTVVPR
- a CDS encoding S-4TM family putative pore-forming effector → MRRQNDEDLLTVLRAGESAHARARRLASARVVVSVILAAGAVLAVVVPALQTVLTTAGFLWALVYAVGAGSWTESEFRTAALLQETFDTRLYDIPWNEMLAGNAPSADEISRLARRYKGPEERLRDYYEIRELPRPLDLLSCILQNLAWGARIRRRYAAVVQAGVIGWIVTGVAVGVATRMTLASLLTTWFIPSLGLLLLGVDIVREQGETAAAREHARQVILREMREHAHAGLPAHRVPDLLVLARQAQDVLLRTRLAQARVPNWFFRRFLDSDRADFAAAMDEVGSWLPRA